In Elaeis guineensis isolate ETL-2024a chromosome 1, EG11, whole genome shotgun sequence, a genomic segment contains:
- the LOC105061262 gene encoding probable lipoxygenase 8, chloroplastic: MFLAASQTSNLHSLPLLFFSGRSRSHRTLSKSIFRPSVPRRTSARCGQTCCALTAVPPTTSVGSEAAVPSATSAGSMAAKAVVTVKLTVGGFFENFRLTRAVDDINDMIGKTLVLGLVSTELDPSTGLEKDAIEAYARRVNQKGDEVKYEVNFSIPEDFGDIGGILVMNKQHKEMFIRDITLVVGHATVTVHCNSWVHALSDSPEKRIFFTETCLPNQTPSGVQRLRKKELKTLRGNAQGKRKRFERIYDYDTYNDLGCPDQGDEKARPVLGGKQHPYPRRCRTGRPPTKKDPLSETRSDVVYVPRDEALSEVKQMTITAKTLNSALDAVFPFVGTVFINTMLMVLNLMGKDTASNKPTSSQFSEELDFSQTTLTKLMKSIADGCGRVRHDSRTKDKLTWCRDEEFARRTLAGLNPLGIQLLKELPLVSKLDPELYGPPESAITKELVEREIKMSIEEALEEKRLFILDYHDLLLPYVHKVRELEGTTLYGSRTLFFLMEDATLRPVAIELTRPASPTKPQWKRVFTRSWDSTGAWLWTLAKAHVCAHDSGYHQLIAHWLRGHCCTEPYIIAANRQLSVMHPIHQLLRPHFRYTLEINAIARKNLICAGGLIESCFSPGKYSMELSSFAYDQLWRFDMDALPADLIRRGMAVEDPAAEHGLRLTIEDYPFASDGLLIWSAIKQWVQDYVSHYYPDPAHVLDDYELQGWWTEVRTKGHEDKKDEPWWPILNSPENLAQVLTTIIWVASAHHAAVNFGLSQYVGNIPHRPTIARTTMPVEDEPEGEAARFWDDPEAALLECLPSPVQATQVMAWLDVLSSHASDEEYLGGDLELGWAKDPMVRTAYEKFHRRLKEVEGIIDERNRDTRLKNRCGAGIAPYEILKPFSRPGVTGMGIPNSISI; this comes from the exons ATGTTCCTCGCTGCGTCTCAGACATCAAACCTCCACTCTCtccccctcctcttcttctcagGCAGGAGCAGGAGCCATAGAACCCTGTCCAAGTCTATCTTCCGACCATCCGTTCCTCGCCGGACGTCGGCGAGATGTGGCCAGACTTGTTGTGCACTGACTGCAGTCCCACCCACCACGTCGGTGGGTTCAGAGGCCGCAGTTCCATCAGCGACGTCTGCAGGATCCATGGCTGCCAAGGCAGTTGTCACGGTTAAGTTGACGGTTGGAGGGTTTTTTGAAAATTTCAGGCTTACTCGTGCAGTCGACGACATTAACGACATGATCGGAAAAACGCTAGTCCTCGGGCTCGTTAGCACGGAGCTTGATCCAA GTACTGGGCTGGAGAAGGATGCTATAGAGGCCTATGCTAGAAGAGTGAACCAAAAGGGGGATGAGGTCAAGTATGAGGTGAACTTTTCAATCCCTGAAGACTTTGGTGATATTGGAGGAATTTTGGTGATGAACAAGCAGCATAAGGAAATGTTCATCAGAGACATTACCCTTGTGGTTGGTCATGCTACTGTTACCGTACATTGCAACTCCTGGGTGCATGCTCTCTCAGATAGCCCTGAAAAGAGGATATTTTTCACCGAG ACGTGCTTGCCGAACCAGACGCCAAGTGGCGTTCAAAGGTTGAGGAAGAAAGAACTTAAGACCCTACGTGGAAATGCCCAAGGGAAGCGGAAGAGATTTGAGAGGATCTACGACTACGACACATACAATGATCTAGGATGCCCTGACCAGGGCGATGAGAAGGCAAGGCCAGTTCTTGGGGGCAAGCAGCATCCTTACCCTAGACGTTGTCGGACTGGGCGACCTCCGACCAAAAAAG ACCCTTTGTCCGAAACAAGGAGCGATGTTGTGTACGTTCCAAGGGATGAAGCCCTATCCGAAGTGAAACAGATGACAATTACGGCCAAGACTTTGAACTCAGCTTTGGATGCCGTGTTTCCTTTTGTTGGGACAGTTTTCATCAACACCATGCTCATGGTTTTAAACCTCATGGGAAAAGATACAGCTTCTAACAAGCCTACCTCCTCGCAGTTCTCAGAAGAGTTGGACTTCTCTCAAACCACCTTGACGAAACTGATGAAATCTATAGCTGATGGATGTGGCCGCGTAAGGCATGATTCAAGAACAA AAGACAAATTGACTTGGTGCAGAGATGAAGAGTTTGCTCGACGAACCCTAGCAGGCCTCAACCCATTAGGCATCCAGCTACTTAAG GAACTTCCACTGGTTAGCAAACTGGACCCTGAGCTCTACGGTCCCCCGGAATCTGCCATCACCAAAGaacttgttgagagagagattaAAATGAGCATAGAAGAG gcTCTTGAAGAAAAGAGGCTCTTCATCTTGGACTACCATGATTTGTTGTTACCATACGTGCACAAGGTCAGGGAGCTGGAGGGCACGACATTGTATGGGTCTCGCACGCTCTTCTTTCTGATGGAGGATGCCACGCTGAGGCCCGTTGCCATCGAGCTTACACGTCCGGCCTCCCCCACGAAGCCCCAGTGGAAGCGAGTCTTCACACGGAGTTGGGATTCCACCGGGGCTTGGCTGTGGACGCTCGCCAAAGCTCATGTCTGTGCTCATGATTCCGGCTATCACCAGCTTATTGCCCACTG GCTACGAGGTCACTGCTGCACCGAGCCTTACATCATCGCTGCTAACCGTCAACTCAGCGTGATGCACCCCATACACCAACTGTTGCGCCCCCATTTCCGCTACACATTGGAGATCAATGCCATCGCCCGCAAGAACCTCATCTGTGCCGGCGGACTCATCGAGTCGTGCTTCTCTCCTGGCAAGTACTCAATGGAGCTGAGCTCCTTTGCTTATGACCAGCTTTGGCGCTTCGACATGGATGCCTTGCCTGCTGACCTGATTCGGAG GGGAATGGCCGTTGAGGATCCAGCAGCAGAGCATGGCCTGAGGCTCACAATCGAGGACTATCCATTTGCCAGCGATGGCCTTCTTATCTGGTCTGCCATCAAGCAGTGGGTCCAAGATTATGTCTCGCACTACTACCCGGACCCGGCCCACGTCCTGGACGACTATGAGCTCCAAGGATGGTGGACCGAGGTCCGAACTAAGGGCCATGAGGACAAGAAGGACGAGCCATGGTGGCCTATCCTGAACAGCCCAGAGAACTTAGCGCAAGTCCTGACCACGATCATTTGGGTCGCTTCCGCCCACCACGCGGCCGTCAACTTTGGGCTGTCACAGTACGTGGGCAACATCCCCCACCGGCCCACAATAGCCCGCACGACGATGCCAGTGGAGGACGAGCCGGAGGGCGAAGCGGCTCGGTTCTGGGATGACCCCGAGGCCGCACTTTTGGAGTGCCTCCCGAGCCCGGTGCAAGCCACTCAGGTCATGGCGTGGTTGGACGTGCTATCGAGCCACGCCTCCGACGAAGAATACCTGGGCGGGGACCTGGAGCTGGGCTGGGCCAAGGACCCGATGGTGAGGACGGCGTATGAAAAGTTCCATAGAAGGCTCAAGGAGGTTGAGGGTATTATCGACGAGAGGAACAGAGATACAAGGCTGAAGAATAGGTGTGGGGCGGGCATCGCGCCATATGAGATATTAAAGCCATTCTCCAGGCCCGGGGTCACAGGGATGGGGATTCCTAACAGCATATCCATTTGA
- the LOC140851553 gene encoding O-fucosyltransferase 20-like: MARSKTKQLSYIAVPSKVIHSLSSSSLQNLILSPKKSSRSGNRLFSLSISPRFFLLFLFIFALVGTLQIGFRLDPLLPFSPMPCSTDGRGITASAVVRTTDSRFPITAVAGGEGWKEEEEEFWRQPEGMGYRPCLQFSKEYRRQSEAVRADRRKYLLVVVSGGVNQQRNQIVDAVVIARILGAALVVPILQVNVIWGDESEFSDIFDLEHFKRVLADDVRVVSSLPSTHIMTRPVEEKRTPLHVSPRWIRSRYLKRLKREGVLLLRGLDSRLSKDLPPDLQKLRCKVAFEALRFSAPILEFGNELAMRMRSKGPYLALHLRMEKDVWVRTGCLPGLSPEHDEIIQEERKRRPELLTARSNMTYHQRKLAGLCPLNAPEVTRLLKALGAPKDARIYWAGGEPFGGLAALQPLTREFPHFYSKENLSLPGELQPFANKSSLLAAIDYIVCEQSDVFMPSHGGNMGHLMQGHRAFSGHRKFITPNKRQMLPYFLDTSLPESEFNGIIKELHKGSLGQPEFRKVGRDVTAYPVPECMCNNTSTRSPL; this comes from the exons ATGGCGAGATCGAAGACGAAGCAGCTCTCCTACATCGCGGTGCCCTCTAAGGTCATCCACTCCTTGTCCTCCTCGTCTCTCCAGAACCTCATCCTCTCCCCCAAGAAGTCCTCGCGGTCCGGGAaccgcctcttctccctctccataAGCCCAAGGTTCTTTCTTTTGTTCCTCTTTATTTTCGCTCTGGTCGGAACGTTACAGATCGGGTTCCGCCTCGACCCGCTTCTCCCCTTCTCGCCGATGCCTTGCTCCACCGACGGCCGAGGGATAACGGCGTCGGCCGTCGTACGGACGACCGATTCAAGGTTCCCGATCACGGCGGTGGCTGGAGGAGAGGggtggaaggaggaggaggaggagttcTGGAGGCAACCGGAGGGAATGGGGTACCGGCCGTGCCTTCAGTTCAGCAAGGAATACCGGCGGCAGAGCGAGGCGGTGCGGGCGGACCGGCGCAAGTACCTCCTGGTTGTGGTCTCCGGCGGGGTGAACCAGCAGCGGAACCAGATCGTCGACGCAGTTGTCATCGCCCGGATCCTCGGTGCCGCCCTTGTCGTCCCCATCCTCCAAGTCAACGTCATCTGGGGGGATGAAAG CGAATTCTCTGATATATTCGATCTGGAGCATTTCAAGAGAGTTCTTGCGGACGACGTGCGGGTGGTGTCGTCGCTGCCGTCGACCCATATAATGACGAGGCCGGTGGAGGAGAAGCGAACCCCTCTCCATGTGTCACCGCGTTGGATTCGGTCAAGGTATCTCAAGCGG CTGAAAAGAGAAGGGGTTTTGCTTCTGCGCGGATTGGATTCCAGGCTGTCAAAAGACCTTCCACCCGATCTCCAAAAGCTTCGATGCAAG GTTGCATTCGAAGCATTGAGGTTCTCAGCTCCCATATTGGAGTTTGGCAACGAGCTTGCCATGAGGATGCGGAGTAAGGGGCCATACCTTGCACTACATCTACGAATGGAGAAGGATGTATGGGTGAGAACTGGTTGTCTTCCTGGCTTGAGCCCTGAGCATGATGAGATCATTCAAGAAGAAAGGAAGCGCAGACCAGAGCTCCTCACTGCAAGATCCAACATGACTTACCATCAACGCAAGCTTGCTGGCCTCTGCCCGTTAAATGCACCAGAAGTCACCAG ACTGCTTAAAGCACTGGGAGCACCTAAAGATGCGAGGATATACTGGGCTGGTGGGGAACCATTTGGTGGATTGGCTGCCTTGCAGCCACTAACCAGAGAGTTCCCccatttctacagcaaggagaaTCTATCCCTGCCTGGTGAACTGCAGCCATTTGCCAACAAGTCTTCTCTTCTAGCTGCCATTGACTACATAGTTTGCGAGCAGAGTGATGTCTTCATGCCTTCCCATGGAGGGAATATGGGACATCTGATGCAGGGGCACAGGGCATTTTCAGGGCACAGGAAGTTCATAACCCCGAACAAGCGGCAGATGCTCCCTTACTTCCTTGACACCTCACTTCCTGAATCTGAGTTCAACGGAATCATAAAAGAACTGCACAAGGGATCTCTTGGGCAGCCCGAGTTTAGGAAGGTCGGGAGGGATGTCACAGCCTATCCAGTTCCTGAGTGCATGTGCAACAATACGAGCACAAGGTCACCATTGTAG